ATCAACACATTCGGAGCGATCGATAGGCATGTTTTGAAGTCTGAAGAAGAACTAATCGTCGATAACTTTCATCTTGTCGCCTTCAGCGATTCGTGCTCCTATAAAGTTGAGAAATTCGGAGGCATCAAGGAAACCGTTCTGAGCGGAGAAGGACTTGTGACCCGAATAAGAGGTCCTGGTGAGGTCCTGATCCAGACTAAGAATCCGAGGGAATTTGCGGACTGGCTTTGGACACTCATTGAGCCACGCGTTCAATCAAGGGCACGTTGAGAATGCTCAATTGGCAAAGAGATCTTTTCGGCCGTTCTCGAAAGGGAAGCATCTACCCGTTGACCTAGCTGATGGGATCGTCTACCGTACGAGGCATAATCCACACTTCCATTTTTGGAAATCAGCAGATGGAATGCACCTCATTGCCATTGATAATGCCCACACATTCAAAATGACTTCTTCATTCCTTCTTTTCCACGATCGGACTTTTGCCAGAAGTTGGCTTTGCAGATTCCCTTAATAGGGAGAAAATGGCTCCAATAGCAGCGATCCCCGCGCATACTATGAAGGCAAGGCTCATTCCATTCACATAGGCGGCAGACTCTATCGCTACCTCAGAAGGGTTCGCACCAGCAAATAGATTGGTGACTACTTGAGAAGAAGCGACTGTCGCTATGACCGCGCCTGTCACTGCCAGACTCAGCGACATCCCCGTTGTTCTCATCGTTGCGATCATGCCTGAGGCCACGCCAAGATACTTTTTCCCGACGGAACCCATAACAGCACTTGTATTTGGGGCAGAGAAGAGCCCCATTCCACAACCAACGATCAACAAGTACGTGATGACAACCATCGGAGAGGAGTTAAGATTCAAGGTACTGAGCAGCAAAAGACCAATCACAATAACAAGCATCCCAGTGGTACTCAGAATTCTTGAGCCAATCTTGTCGGAAGCCCATCCGCTGATTGGAGTCAGAATCGTCATTGCAACTGGCGTGCTAAGAAGGACTAACCCAGCCTGCATGGGAGATAGCAGTAAGACTTTTTGGAGGTAGAAAGAGATCGTAAAACTAATTGCAAAAAATGCCGTATAATTCATTAAAGCAGAGATATTAGCGGCTGCAAACAATCTATTGTGAACGATGAGTGCAAGATTAAACATCGCACTCTCACCCTTTTTCACCTCTATTGGTACGAAAAGAGCAAAAGATGTAAACGCAAGAGTGAAAAGGGCGATAACAGGCAGCGATGTCCATCCAATCATTTCTCCAAAAGTCATAGCGATCAACAGGCTCACAAGTCCAATAGAAAACATTATCGCGCCGATGACATCAAATGGTTCTCCTGGCGAGCTCTTCTTACTTTCTTTGAGGTTTAAGAGGGACAAAAATATTACAAGAAGTCCGATCGGTATGTTTACCCAGAATATCGAGCGCCATCCAAATGTGTGGGTTAAAATGCCACCTAGGGTTGGGCCAATAGCTCCGCCAATATAAACGGCCATGATGTTTATTCCCAATGCCTTTCCTCGCTCATTGCTCGGGAAAACATCAGTAACGATCGCGGTGGAAGTCGAAGCTATAAACGCACCACCAGCTCCTTGCAGAATCCTGAAGAGAATTAGCTGGAGACCCGTTTGAGCTATGCTACAGAGAAATGACCCCAAAACAAAAATTGAAAACCCAGCTATGAAAATTGATTTCCTTCCGCGTATGTCCGACAATCTACCGATTATGAGAAGAAGTACTGCTAAAGTAACTAAGTAACCCGTCGGTACCCAGATGACGAGAGCATAGTCCATTTTCAATGTAGTAGTTATGGCAGGAAGAGAGACGCTCACAATTGAGCCGTCGAGCGGTGCCATCATGGCACCAATCGATGTGATAAATAGTACGATCCATTTGTATCGTCTGTCATGGTCGTCGACCATATTTCCGTCCACTTCCTTCCATTATTTCTCGCGGTGCACCTGTAACCATTTTACCTATCAAAAAATATCGTTTGGTTTCGCACTTCCCACGACCTAATTGCCAATATCAATCCATTATTAGTACAATGTCCAAAAGGGATTTTCCAGTGCAACCTGGGCCCATTAATTTGGAGCATTGCATAAACCGCTCTCAGATTCTCACAAAATCTCACTCCTGGAGAAGTGGTATGAATTGTTTCTTCAGCCAATAATCTCATATGCTTCAGAAGCGCCATCTTATTGAATTTAAGGCGGGGCCCACCCTCTTTCAAAGAAAAACAAAAAGTCCGCTGATTACACCATTAAATTGCAATTGGTTTAGAAGTCATTTTCCACTGAACGAAGACCCACGCACACACACAAACAATACCAATCGTTACGTTGAGTAAACCGATGATGAATACAGGATTGTTGTTTGTGAGAGAAACAATCATCATGCCAAAGCTGCCAAATATCAGACCGAAACAGTTGATTAATGCAGAGGCCGTGCCAGCGTTTTCACACTGCTGTTCGAGCATAAGATATGTGCCGCCTGGTCGCATGCAACTGCCCATCAAAGTTGCCGGGAACAATGTAATTGCAAATAATGTAGGACCGAGTGTGCCGAATGATGTGACAAACACTCCAGCTATAATTAAGGTTAGAAAACAAAACAAAATTATCGACTCACGCCGGTAATGCCGAGAGAGTTTAAGATAAAGAAGAGGGCCAGAAATCATACCCATTGCATTGAAGGCGAAATAAATGCTAAATAGCTGCGGCGAGAGGTTAAACACCCCTTCGTAAATATAAGAAGAAGCGGCAATAAAAGCAAGAAAAGGGATACTAGCGCATGAAAAAACAATGAGAAGTGATGTAAAGCCAGGACTCTTGAGAGCGACCCCCAGCTGACGCAATGATTGTAACACGGTGCCTGAATAGCGGCGCGGGATCGTTTCCTCGAGGAGAAATGCACCTACCATCGAAATGAAACCGATGAAGGCTAAGGCCAAAAACAACGCACGCCAGGACAAGTAGGAAAGCAGGATAGCG
This genomic window from Methanomassiliicoccales archaeon contains:
- a CDS encoding MFS transporter — protein: MVDDHDRRYKWIVLFITSIGAMMAPLDGSIVSVSLPAITTTLKMDYALVIWVPTGYLVTLAVLLLIIGRLSDIRGRKSIFIAGFSIFVLGSFLCSIAQTGLQLILFRILQGAGGAFIASTSTAIVTDVFPSNERGKALGINIMAVYIGGAIGPTLGGILTHTFGWRSIFWVNIPIGLLVIFLSLLNLKESKKSSPGEPFDVIGAIMFSIGLVSLLIAMTFGEMIGWTSLPVIALFTLAFTSFALFVPIEVKKGESAMFNLALIVHNRLFAAANISALMNYTAFFAISFTISFYLQKVLLLSPMQAGLVLLSTPVAMTILTPISGWASDKIGSRILSTTGMLVIVIGLLLLSTLNLNSSPMVVITYLLIVGCGMGLFSAPNTSAVMGSVGKKYLGVASGMIATMRTTGMSLSLAVTGAVIATVASSQVVTNLFAGANPSEVAIESAAYVNGMSLAFIVCAGIAAIGAIFSLLRESAKPTSGKSPIVEKKE
- a CDS encoding MFS transporter, which codes for MSDKYGRRPILLSGLLIYVISSITCSLSWDIYVLIFSRICQAIGGSASSAVATAMVKDLYIGRKRESVLAVVQSMVIISPTIAPLIGAILLSYLSWRALFLALAFIGFISMVGAFLLEETIPRRYSGTVLQSLRQLGVALKSPGFTSLLIVFSCASIPFLAFIAASSYIYEGVFNLSPQLFSIYFAFNAMGMISGPLLYLKLSRHYRRESIILFCFLTLIIAGVFVTSFGTLGPTLFAITLFPATLMGSCMRPGGTYLMLEQQCENAGTASALINCFGLIFGSFGMMIVSLTNNNPVFIIGLLNVTIGIVCVCAWVFVQWKMTSKPIAI